The Cryomorphaceae bacterium 1068 genome window below encodes:
- a CDS encoding trypsin-like peptidase domain-containing protein yields the protein MKRIIFLLIFLLPVTSFGQLKYTFTSEPDSATVYVNGEEDCTTPCVSRVYWRAASKDVGKVVFTVKAEGYTTWSDSLFEKPKKFDHSFRARLKPEVTKFDFDSEVAPITFEKILTVGLEEDQVIGEIREGNQVEEEIEWHAYFKSDFNKSISAFYEMADRSGFPTSRSEIKKETLFQAQIKTLPRRPRFIVGVEISDVNVMQEESQFGNLSRGYEVRVKTRLRAKWQVFDKVENKIVEEYENIGTFNSRNYRRTYDFSLVGAINNSAADFLKNSRLNELVGESRSKTDQFISAGSDNHEEILIGSKAKETFASLSSMVQSTSPACVTVITEMGHGSGVVIDPSGLILTSYHVIEDANQVDVKFNNGLTLGADVIVYDDSSDVVLMRVKGKEFAYLSPAPEASTILGMEVITIGTPSSPDLGQSIARGIVSGRRMDEELEYIQIDMAVSPGNSGGPLLDSHGRILGIVKSKIVDEGVEGIGFAVPIETALKKLRISVGE from the coding sequence ATGAAGCGCATTATTTTTCTCTTGATTTTTCTGCTCCCCGTCACTTCTTTCGGACAGTTGAAATACACCTTTACATCTGAGCCTGACTCTGCTACCGTTTATGTGAATGGGGAGGAAGATTGCACTACACCCTGTGTTTCGAGGGTGTATTGGCGTGCTGCTTCAAAAGATGTCGGGAAGGTGGTTTTCACCGTGAAAGCAGAAGGCTATACGACTTGGAGCGATTCCCTGTTTGAAAAGCCAAAAAAGTTTGACCATTCTTTCCGTGCGAGGCTTAAGCCTGAGGTCACCAAGTTTGATTTTGACAGCGAGGTGGCCCCGATTACTTTCGAAAAAATTCTAACCGTCGGATTGGAAGAAGACCAAGTAATAGGGGAGATTCGCGAAGGGAACCAGGTGGAGGAAGAAATAGAATGGCATGCCTACTTTAAAAGTGATTTTAATAAATCGATCAGTGCTTTCTATGAGATGGCTGATCGTTCGGGCTTTCCAACTTCTCGCTCAGAAATCAAGAAAGAAACACTGTTTCAAGCTCAAATAAAAACATTGCCACGTCGACCGCGATTTATTGTAGGTGTTGAAATCAGCGATGTCAATGTGATGCAGGAGGAATCTCAATTTGGCAACCTGTCCAGAGGGTACGAGGTTCGTGTGAAAACACGGCTCAGGGCCAAGTGGCAAGTCTTTGACAAAGTTGAGAACAAAATAGTGGAGGAGTATGAAAACATAGGTACGTTCAATAGCAGGAACTATCGCAGGACTTACGACTTTTCATTGGTCGGCGCAATCAATAACTCGGCTGCTGATTTTTTGAAGAATAGCAGATTGAATGAACTCGTCGGCGAAAGCAGATCAAAGACAGATCAGTTTATATCTGCAGGAAGTGACAACCATGAAGAGATTTTGATTGGTTCAAAAGCCAAAGAGACATTTGCCAGCCTTAGTTCAATGGTTCAGAGTACAAGCCCTGCCTGCGTTACCGTAATAACCGAAATGGGGCATGGAAGTGGTGTAGTGATAGACCCATCGGGATTGATTCTGACCTCATACCATGTGATTGAGGATGCCAATCAAGTGGATGTGAAGTTTAACAATGGGTTGACGCTAGGGGCCGATGTCATCGTTTATGACGATTCCAGCGATGTGGTTTTGATGAGGGTCAAGGGTAAAGAATTCGCATACTTATCTCCTGCACCTGAAGCCTCGACCATTCTTGGTATGGAAGTCATCACCATTGGCACTCCTTCCAGTCCCGATCTGGGGCAGAGTATAGCCAGGGGAATTGTAAGCGGACGTCGGATGGATGAAGAATTGGAGTACATCCAAATAGATATGGCAGTAAGCCCGGGCAATAGCGGAGGTCCACTACTGGACAGTCATGGAAGAATATTGGGTATTGTGAAGAGTAAAATCGTGGATGAGGGAGTAGAGGGTATTGGTTTTGCCGTGCCAATTGAGACGGCTCTTAAAAAGCTGCGAATCAGCGTAGGGGAATAA
- a CDS encoding cupin domain-containing protein, whose protein sequence is MPQSIQDLVNQLHLLPHPEGGYYRETYRSDLSHLPPNALGIEEERNISTAIYFLLTGGNFSAFHRIKQDELWHHYMGDAIAVHTISPEGEYQKLLLGKDLAKGELPQHLVKGGTWFASESLGEYSLAGCTVAPGFDFADFELPPQEELLDLFPQHCSEIERLTRE, encoded by the coding sequence ATGCCTCAATCGATACAAGACTTGGTAAATCAGCTCCACCTCCTTCCACACCCCGAGGGTGGCTACTACCGCGAAACCTACCGAAGTGATCTCTCGCATTTGCCACCAAATGCTCTTGGAATAGAGGAGGAGCGAAACATCTCTACCGCTATTTACTTCCTCTTGACTGGTGGTAATTTCTCAGCCTTTCACCGCATCAAGCAAGATGAACTTTGGCACCATTACATGGGAGATGCCATCGCGGTGCATACCATTTCACCGGAAGGGGAGTATCAAAAGTTGCTTTTGGGAAAGGACTTGGCAAAGGGTGAGCTCCCCCAGCACTTGGTAAAAGGAGGGACTTGGTTTGCGTCAGAGTCTTTGGGTGAGTATTCTTTGGCAGGATGCACAGTCGCTCCGGGCTTCGACTTTGCCGATTTTGAGTTGCCCCCTCAAGAAGAATTGCTGGATTTATTTCCTCAGCACTGCTCTGAGATTGAACGATTAACAAGGGAATAG
- a CDS encoding T9SS type A sorting domain-containing protein encodes MKVFLTIFSLLFCLCTICSAPEEHYNSHGPNEQLGTCSDPIDLGVQSTNSLCDGTALLNDLWLNPSVLLPPDGVWTLPNGSIVPGGVVSHGTSPSGIYTYNYINAEGCPVTISMWLSISTGPAELFPSNDIEVSLSDPPFAPFDSLLGEPASLGGSWIYFDSWDNLLLFSGIGGATTWTLNPADYFEGNPMVDGYVVYYSNDPACGFSQDTIYIDVLESSSCVVSGGTITRNQPNPVCSDEDQVSFSVTGAQGQNLVWAVFDQSLQNLLATNTTGIFNLPNNTPSGTYKIVHVAYEDDVPLGQVTPTNFPDCFDPSNVLNLVIINCPGISMATFPNPAKEHMTVSMQFVDQEMTSLRLFDNTGRVVKDIFLGIPEVDLDYQFQVDLNGLPPGVYVFKVTTPSEVITEKIILSK; translated from the coding sequence ATGAAAGTTTTTCTTACGATCTTTTCTCTTCTTTTTTGTCTTTGCACTATCTGTTCTGCACCAGAAGAACACTATAATTCTCACGGTCCCAATGAACAACTGGGGACCTGTTCCGACCCAATTGATTTGGGTGTACAGTCAACCAATAGCTTGTGCGATGGTACTGCTCTGCTGAATGATTTATGGCTCAATCCTTCCGTACTTCTTCCACCAGACGGCGTATGGACTTTACCAAACGGATCAATTGTTCCCGGTGGTGTGGTGAGCCATGGTACAAGTCCTTCCGGAATTTACACCTACAACTACATAAATGCTGAAGGTTGCCCCGTGACTATTTCCATGTGGTTAAGTATTAGTACAGGGCCTGCAGAGCTTTTCCCTTCCAATGATATTGAAGTCAGCCTTTCGGATCCCCCATTTGCACCTTTCGACTCTTTACTGGGTGAGCCGGCCTCACTGGGTGGATCTTGGATTTATTTTGATAGCTGGGATAACCTTTTGCTTTTTTCAGGAATAGGAGGTGCTACTACTTGGACGCTCAATCCCGCCGACTATTTTGAAGGTAATCCAATGGTAGACGGGTATGTGGTTTACTACTCAAATGATCCTGCTTGCGGTTTTTCACAAGACACCATTTATATTGATGTGTTAGAATCGAGTTCTTGTGTGGTTTCAGGGGGTACCATCACGCGTAATCAACCGAACCCCGTTTGCTCTGATGAGGATCAAGTTTCGTTCAGTGTCACGGGAGCCCAGGGCCAAAATCTAGTTTGGGCCGTATTTGATCAATCGCTTCAAAATCTGTTGGCCACCAATACAACCGGCATTTTTAACTTACCGAATAACACTCCTTCGGGAACTTATAAAATCGTTCATGTAGCGTATGAGGATGATGTGCCCTTGGGGCAAGTGACTCCCACAAATTTTCCCGATTGCTTTGATCCTTCGAATGTTTTAAATCTTGTAATCATCAATTGTCCGGGTATAAGTATGGCAACTTTCCCCAATCCTGCGAAGGAACATATGACCGTTTCGATGCAATTCGTTGATCAAGAGATGACGAGCTTAAGGCTATTTGACAATACGGGCAGAGTGGTTAAAGATATTTTTCTAGGAATTCCTGAAGTTGATCTTGACTATCAGTTTCAGGTTGATCTAAATGGATTACCGCCCGGAGTTTATGTCTTCAAGGTTACGACACCCTCAGAAGTTATTACTGAGAAGATAATCCTATCTAAATAG
- a CDS encoding GAF domain-containing protein, with protein MNKHELFQKEFPFKSELNFEKIFDFWEDQANSSAPTVAQNAKAILEAVKSEPELMEPIDDHAIIVKHMDKVELLMSDIFSKATWEREMKGVVAAFDVDCFYETPQFNRVVNVFRNQKSFIPEEQYAENMYFQIIGAYVAILENYYDFPVERRPYRVISFIDPDTGLERFFHGQMNMEFVDLILEGDLPELCEDELVELINNYMNIPLWIKKLPPSLFKFSGVSIVDLTEVTEQQLLSRLKADLLKPGALNSMESIESIEQCFKSLMGRKELKIGIAFYQRLRDAIIFMGAKMEEDNDDAYNEFKCGMNDVDSKEMMAPLFESKEPIVLTNVNKANIDEKIRAGLLDFGLQSVIVVPLVLDDEVVGLFQMVSEEENAFSSLDLLRFNELIPLLAMSVERVRDTEENNVVGIIKDKFTSLHSAVEWKFQEVALNYLDAKSSGEDKPLEEVVFNNVHPLYGSSDVRNSSIIRNSCIQIDLATQLDMILDVFKEIIKKHPYPIYKGLEFEVQNYRTQISDHLLSDEEVVIVEFIRTEIEPLFQHLRKDNSDLHTCIDDYFDALDDDHGIIYRKRKDFEDSIELINGMSYALIEKEEEKTQQMFPYYFENYKTDGVEYNIYIGQSIAKRKVYNPIYLQNLRLWQLMLMCKVTRETHKILPKLPIALETAQLILVQSAPLSIRFRTDEKKFDVDGAYNIRYEIMKKRIDKATILGTGERLTQPHTVSVIFSQSKEEAEYMTYIKYLTHLDFIEDKIERFDLEHMQGVSGLKAIRVRVNLSENNTIEKAFEKEMQEVVGVVTEEV; from the coding sequence ATGAACAAGCACGAACTATTTCAAAAAGAATTTCCTTTCAAGAGTGAATTGAACTTTGAGAAAATCTTTGACTTTTGGGAAGATCAAGCAAATTCATCCGCTCCAACTGTCGCACAAAATGCGAAAGCAATTTTGGAAGCAGTCAAAAGCGAGCCCGAACTCATGGAGCCCATTGATGATCACGCAATCATTGTAAAGCATATGGATAAGGTAGAGTTGCTGATGTCGGATATTTTCAGCAAGGCTACTTGGGAAAGAGAGATGAAGGGAGTGGTGGCAGCCTTCGATGTAGACTGTTTTTACGAAACACCGCAATTCAATCGCGTTGTCAATGTTTTTAGAAATCAGAAGTCATTCATTCCGGAAGAGCAATATGCAGAGAACATGTACTTCCAAATCATCGGGGCGTATGTTGCCATCTTGGAAAATTACTACGACTTCCCTGTAGAGCGGCGCCCATACAGAGTAATCAGTTTCATCGATCCCGACACGGGATTGGAACGTTTTTTCCACGGTCAGATGAACATGGAGTTCGTCGACCTTATCTTGGAGGGTGACCTTCCCGAGCTTTGCGAAGATGAACTCGTAGAACTCATCAACAACTACATGAATATTCCACTTTGGATAAAGAAACTACCGCCTTCACTCTTCAAGTTCTCTGGTGTAAGCATTGTAGACCTTACCGAAGTCACCGAGCAACAATTGCTCTCGAGACTTAAAGCGGACTTGCTCAAGCCGGGAGCGCTCAATTCTATGGAAAGCATAGAATCCATAGAACAATGCTTCAAAAGTTTGATGGGCCGCAAGGAGCTTAAAATCGGAATTGCCTTCTACCAAAGACTGCGAGATGCCATAATTTTTATGGGAGCGAAGATGGAGGAGGACAATGACGATGCCTACAATGAATTTAAGTGTGGGATGAACGATGTCGACTCCAAAGAAATGATGGCACCCCTTTTTGAAAGTAAAGAACCCATTGTTCTGACCAATGTCAACAAAGCCAATATCGACGAGAAAATACGGGCCGGCTTGCTGGATTTCGGGTTGCAAAGTGTCATCGTGGTACCGCTCGTTCTTGACGATGAGGTAGTCGGTCTGTTCCAAATGGTTTCAGAAGAAGAGAACGCTTTCAGCTCGTTGGATTTACTTCGATTTAATGAGCTCATTCCACTACTAGCCATGTCTGTGGAACGTGTGCGCGATACTGAAGAAAACAATGTTGTGGGTATTATCAAAGATAAGTTCACGTCTCTACACTCGGCCGTAGAATGGAAGTTTCAAGAGGTGGCTTTAAATTATTTGGATGCCAAATCCAGTGGAGAAGATAAACCACTGGAGGAAGTCGTATTCAATAATGTGCATCCGCTCTATGGGTCCTCCGATGTGCGAAATTCTTCCATTATCAGAAACAGTTGCATCCAAATCGACTTGGCCACACAGCTCGATATGATCTTGGATGTATTCAAAGAAATCATCAAGAAACATCCATACCCCATTTACAAAGGACTTGAGTTTGAGGTTCAAAATTACCGCACTCAAATTAGCGATCACTTGCTTTCGGATGAAGAGGTCGTGATCGTTGAATTCATTCGAACCGAAATCGAACCGTTGTTTCAGCATTTACGCAAGGACAATTCCGATTTGCATACATGCATTGACGACTACTTTGACGCACTGGATGATGATCACGGTATCATCTATCGAAAGAGAAAAGACTTTGAGGATTCCATAGAACTCATCAATGGAATGTCTTATGCCTTAATCGAAAAAGAAGAGGAGAAAACGCAACAGATGTTTCCCTACTACTTCGAAAATTACAAAACCGACGGGGTGGAGTACAATATCTACATCGGTCAGTCGATTGCGAAGCGCAAAGTGTACAACCCGATTTACCTGCAAAACCTGCGCTTGTGGCAGCTGATGCTGATGTGCAAGGTGACCCGCGAAACGCACAAGATTCTTCCCAAGCTACCCATCGCATTGGAAACGGCGCAGCTTATTTTGGTGCAAAGCGCTCCACTTTCTATTCGCTTCCGAACGGATGAGAAAAAGTTTGACGTGGACGGCGCCTACAATATTCGCTACGAAATTATGAAGAAGCGAATCGACAAAGCCACTATTTTAGGAACGGGCGAGCGACTCACTCAACCGCATACCGTTTCGGTCATCTTCTCTCAATCCAAGGAAGAAGCCGAGTACATGACTTACATCAAGTACTTGACTCATTTGGATTTCATCGAAGATAAGATCGAGCGCTTCGACTTGGAGCATATGCAGGGTGTGAGCGGACTCAAGGCCATTCGTGTGAGGGTTAACCTCAGTGAAAATAACACCATAGAAAAAGCCTTTGAAAAGGAAATGCAGGAGGTTGTTGGGGTGGTGACGGAGGAGGTTTGA
- a CDS encoding DUF5706 domain-containing protein, producing the protein MDQSIVKAAEAHATERLSADLPAYVKYHDLQHTCMVVAEVKDLAEKEGVDSNTINTMQVAAWFHDLGYLKKVEGHEVLSSEIVEEFLKEYEVSEEEHQLICRLILATEMDFEPTDKLEEIIRDADLAHLGMDVAAERSDLLREEKEILQGIPIKKSDWAKMNIEFLEKYGYYTDSAKKKYGGKKQAYLDTLKAQVKKKKGPKKKDAKKTQSKGRGVETMFRVTLKNHTALSQIADNKANIMLSINAIIISVVLSSLLPKLDNNAYLLWPSVLLLTVCIVAVIFATISTIPKVTRNGATPEMVKSRKTNLLFFGNFQGLDLDVYIDGMKDLMEDDDYLYETLMKDLYYLGKVLNKKYRYLRLCYTVFVVGIVLSVLAYMLSLYFMFQPPA; encoded by the coding sequence ATGGATCAAAGTATCGTTAAGGCGGCAGAAGCTCACGCCACGGAAAGACTAAGTGCAGACCTCCCTGCTTACGTCAAATACCACGATTTGCAACATACCTGTATGGTAGTTGCCGAAGTAAAAGATTTGGCCGAGAAAGAAGGGGTTGATTCGAATACAATCAACACGATGCAAGTGGCCGCATGGTTTCATGACCTGGGCTATCTCAAGAAGGTAGAGGGACACGAAGTGCTCAGCTCCGAAATTGTGGAGGAATTTCTCAAAGAGTACGAAGTCAGCGAAGAAGAGCATCAACTCATCTGCCGCCTGATTTTAGCGACCGAAATGGATTTTGAACCTACTGACAAATTGGAGGAGATCATTCGCGATGCCGATTTGGCCCATCTGGGAATGGATGTGGCCGCCGAACGATCCGACTTGCTTCGAGAGGAGAAGGAGATACTTCAAGGTATACCGATCAAGAAATCTGATTGGGCCAAAATGAACATTGAGTTTTTAGAGAAGTATGGCTACTATACCGACTCGGCTAAAAAGAAATACGGCGGAAAGAAGCAAGCTTATCTGGATACATTGAAGGCACAGGTGAAAAAGAAAAAGGGACCAAAAAAGAAAGACGCCAAGAAGACCCAAAGTAAGGGCAGGGGAGTGGAAACCATGTTTCGGGTTACCCTGAAAAATCACACGGCTCTGAGCCAAATTGCCGACAATAAGGCCAATATTATGCTCAGTATCAACGCCATTATTATATCGGTGGTGTTGAGTTCCCTTTTGCCAAAACTAGATAACAACGCTTACTTGCTCTGGCCTTCCGTATTGTTGCTGACAGTCTGTATTGTGGCAGTCATTTTTGCTACCATTTCTACTATCCCCAAGGTAACGCGCAACGGAGCCACTCCTGAAATGGTCAAAAGCCGAAAGACCAATTTGCTCTTCTTCGGAAACTTTCAGGGACTCGACCTCGACGTGTACATTGATGGAATGAAAGACTTGATGGAAGATGATGATTACCTCTACGAGACTTTAATGAAAGACTTGTACTACTTGGGTAAAGTACTGAACAAGAAGTACCGCTACCTGAGACTTTGCTATACCGTTTTTGTGGTGGGAATTGTGCTATCGGTATTGGCTTACATGCTTTCGTTGTATTTTATGTTTCAACCACCGGCGTAG
- a CDS encoding BamA/TamA family outer membrane protein, whose amino-acid sequence MTKRSMFLFLVIILTGAACDTTKELVHKNYPSQELSTDGVPEQTIFLIGDAGTPDSFPLEPSLALLQKKMAEVNQEKSSVVFLGDNIYPSGLHKKKHSKRAGDERAINTQMDILKEFEGRVVFLPGNHDWKEGKGEGDKFVQRQERYVEKYLHRGNVFLPDGGCPGPIEIRLAERLTWIIIDTQWWLHENDKPHGDQDDCDVYNEEEFLQQVEDVLKKNRNNQVIISGHHPLYSNGNHGGYFPVKDHLFPLTKLNKNLYLPLPIVGSIYPLYRSLIGDIQDIPHYKYTALVNELSTLFDGYDDIVYTSGHEHNLQYQQHGTAHFVVSGAGSKRGYLRKNNDLTYGKADKGFAKLSYFPNGDLWLEFYSPNSESPEQPTYRAQLRDGHRLLEIKDDAKLTVTEGDSLVTVIPGGSYYDRSGFKDVVMGELYRDVWRAPIEVPVINLAEEHGGLTPIKRGGGMQSKSLRLEAPDGKQYVLRSIQKFPATILPTELQQTFVTDIIQDVIAASHPYASVTVAPMADAAGVYHTNPKLVYVPDDPALGPFRNEFANLLCLYEERPDDDQRDEASFGYSKKVESSSKVIEKIREDYDHKVDAQAFLRARLFDLVIGDWDRHDDQWRWASFKEEGKTIYRPIPRDRDQVFYKVDGLLPNLINSKWIDRRFQPFEEEITDMPGMNFNGKYVDRAYLDELEWSDWLAMCDTLQAALTDSVFREALAQFPDTAYALDGERIFKTLQVHRDKLKEFAREYYEVLAEEVDVVGTYEEEYFEVIRQNNDSTRVRIYEKKKSKDKKKKNDIIYERTFLTDETKEIRLYGLDNDDVYVLKGEVKRGPLIRIIGGPDEDRYINESNVKGLRRKVEVHDTREKKKKNRNDFDLGKDSKLYLVHNDDAVDYDRKAFLYDIMMPLISVGYNPDDGVFLGGGFQFTKFGFNRDPYRYRHRLTGQYAIATGAFNFDYRFDYRSVFHSKWDLSGQLEVKAPDYLFNYFGLGNDTEWISDDFRDNRIRLNFIEFNPAFARTSERDVHRLEIGPTYLLANPPDEVDERLVENVGDLVENLEFQNQSYLGARVSYALNNVDNKVNPHRGIRFMTELSYTSGLDDSKTDFFNLKSELAFYIPFSVLPNRATLALRTGTAANFGDYPFFLANFIDGYEQMRGYRRNRYAGDVTFYNNAELRVKIFDSKNYILPFGMGAMGFFDVGRVWLEGENSKTWHPSYGGGLYFNIIDFAVLTASYAVSNDDEVVQVGLGFFF is encoded by the coding sequence ATGACGAAGAGATCGATGTTTCTGTTTTTGGTAATTATCTTGACTGGCGCTGCTTGCGACACCACCAAGGAGCTGGTTCACAAGAACTATCCATCTCAAGAGCTCTCAACCGATGGAGTACCCGAACAAACAATATTCCTAATCGGAGATGCAGGGACACCCGACTCGTTTCCACTCGAGCCCTCCTTGGCCCTTCTCCAAAAGAAAATGGCCGAAGTCAATCAGGAGAAGTCATCAGTCGTTTTTCTGGGCGATAATATTTATCCTTCAGGGCTTCACAAAAAGAAGCATTCGAAGCGCGCTGGAGATGAGCGGGCGATCAATACCCAGATGGATATCCTCAAAGAATTTGAGGGAAGAGTCGTATTCCTTCCGGGAAATCACGACTGGAAAGAAGGCAAAGGCGAAGGAGATAAGTTCGTTCAACGCCAAGAGCGGTACGTGGAGAAATACCTACATCGGGGCAATGTTTTTCTTCCCGACGGTGGATGCCCAGGCCCAATTGAAATCAGACTGGCCGAGCGACTTACCTGGATCATCATCGATACCCAATGGTGGCTCCACGAAAATGACAAACCACATGGCGATCAGGACGATTGCGACGTATATAACGAAGAAGAGTTTCTCCAGCAGGTGGAAGATGTCCTCAAGAAAAACCGAAACAATCAGGTTATCATTTCAGGACACCATCCGCTATACAGCAATGGAAACCACGGAGGATATTTCCCGGTAAAGGATCACCTTTTTCCGCTTACCAAGCTCAACAAGAACCTCTACTTGCCCTTACCGATCGTGGGAAGTATCTATCCCCTTTACCGAAGCCTGATTGGCGACATTCAAGACATTCCACATTACAAATACACGGCGCTGGTCAATGAGCTGAGCACACTTTTCGACGGGTACGATGACATTGTTTATACCTCAGGACACGAGCATAATCTTCAGTATCAACAGCACGGTACTGCACATTTTGTAGTGAGCGGTGCAGGCTCCAAGCGGGGTTATCTGCGCAAGAACAACGATCTGACTTACGGAAAAGCAGACAAAGGATTTGCCAAGCTCTCTTACTTCCCAAACGGAGATTTATGGCTGGAGTTCTACTCGCCCAATTCAGAGAGTCCCGAACAGCCCACCTATCGGGCTCAACTGCGCGACGGACATCGACTACTTGAAATAAAAGATGATGCGAAGCTGACCGTAACTGAAGGTGACAGTTTGGTAACCGTAATCCCCGGAGGTTCCTATTACGACCGAAGTGGATTTAAGGACGTGGTAATGGGTGAACTCTACCGTGATGTTTGGCGAGCACCCATCGAAGTTCCCGTTATCAATCTCGCTGAGGAGCATGGAGGGCTGACTCCCATTAAACGAGGCGGGGGAATGCAGTCCAAGTCGCTTCGATTGGAAGCTCCCGATGGGAAGCAATATGTACTCCGTTCGATTCAGAAGTTTCCGGCAACCATATTGCCCACCGAGCTGCAACAAACGTTTGTGACAGATATCATCCAAGATGTCATCGCTGCCTCACATCCATATGCTTCCGTTACCGTGGCGCCGATGGCCGATGCGGCGGGCGTTTACCACACCAATCCAAAATTGGTTTACGTGCCTGACGATCCCGCTCTCGGCCCGTTTCGGAATGAGTTTGCCAATCTGCTCTGCCTCTACGAAGAGCGTCCTGATGACGATCAGCGAGATGAAGCCTCTTTCGGGTATTCCAAAAAAGTGGAAAGCTCTTCGAAAGTGATCGAGAAAATCAGGGAAGACTACGATCACAAAGTTGATGCTCAGGCTTTCCTTCGAGCAAGACTTTTTGATTTGGTGATCGGAGATTGGGATCGACATGACGATCAGTGGCGATGGGCGAGTTTCAAGGAAGAAGGGAAAACCATATATCGGCCCATTCCGCGCGATCGTGATCAGGTCTTTTACAAAGTTGACGGGCTTTTGCCCAATCTCATCAATAGCAAGTGGATTGACCGAAGGTTTCAACCTTTCGAGGAGGAAATCACCGATATGCCGGGAATGAATTTCAACGGGAAGTATGTGGATCGAGCCTATCTTGACGAGTTGGAGTGGAGTGATTGGCTAGCCATGTGCGATACACTGCAGGCCGCTTTAACCGACTCGGTTTTCCGTGAAGCCTTAGCTCAATTTCCTGATACGGCCTACGCTTTGGATGGAGAGCGCATATTCAAAACGCTGCAGGTTCACCGCGACAAGCTGAAAGAGTTTGCACGTGAGTATTACGAGGTTCTGGCCGAAGAAGTCGATGTTGTCGGCACTTATGAAGAAGAGTATTTCGAAGTGATTCGTCAGAACAACGATTCAACAAGGGTGCGGATCTACGAGAAAAAGAAAAGTAAGGACAAAAAGAAGAAAAACGATATCATTTACGAGCGCACCTTCCTAACAGATGAAACCAAAGAGATCAGGCTTTACGGATTGGACAATGACGATGTCTATGTTCTGAAAGGAGAGGTAAAGCGAGGTCCGCTCATCCGAATTATCGGTGGGCCGGATGAAGATCGGTATATTAATGAATCAAACGTTAAGGGACTCCGTCGCAAAGTGGAAGTACACGATACGCGTGAAAAGAAAAAGAAGAACCGAAACGACTTTGATTTAGGAAAGGACAGCAAACTCTACCTGGTCCATAATGACGATGCAGTAGACTACGATCGAAAAGCATTTCTCTATGACATCATGATGCCGCTCATATCTGTGGGATACAATCCAGACGACGGAGTTTTCTTAGGCGGTGGATTTCAATTCACCAAGTTTGGATTCAACCGTGACCCTTATCGGTACCGTCATCGACTTACGGGACAATATGCTATCGCCACGGGAGCGTTTAACTTCGATTACCGATTTGATTACCGTTCTGTTTTCCACTCCAAGTGGGACTTGAGCGGTCAATTAGAAGTCAAAGCACCCGACTACCTTTTCAACTATTTCGGTTTGGGAAACGATACCGAATGGATCAGTGATGATTTTCGGGACAACCGAATTCGGTTGAACTTCATTGAGTTCAATCCCGCTTTTGCCAGAACATCGGAACGAGATGTACACCGACTGGAAATAGGGCCGACTTACCTCTTGGCAAACCCACCCGATGAAGTGGATGAACGCCTAGTAGAAAATGTGGGTGACTTGGTCGAGAATCTCGAATTTCAAAATCAATCTTACTTGGGAGCTCGAGTGAGCTACGCCTTAAACAATGTAGACAATAAGGTCAATCCCCATCGCGGTATTCGGTTTATGACCGAGCTTTCGTACACTAGTGGATTGGATGACTCCAAAACCGATTTCTTCAATTTAAAATCAGAATTGGCCTTTTACATTCCTTTTTCTGTACTCCCCAATCGAGCGACCTTGGCCTTGAGAACGGGAACTGCCGCCAACTTCGGAGACTACCCGTTCTTCTTGGCCAATTTCATCGACGGGTACGAGCAGATGCGCGGCTACCGCAGAAATCGCTACGCGGGAGATGTGACCTTCTACAACAATGCAGAGCTACGTGTGAAAATATTTGACTCTAAGAACTACATCTTGCCCTTTGGAATGGGCGCCATGGGATTTTTCGACGTCGGTCGCGTTTGGCTGGAAGGAGAAAACTCCAAAACCTGGCACCCGTCTTATGGCGGTGGGTTGTACTTTAACATCATCGACTTTGCGGTGCTCACGGCGAGTTATGCGGTTTCGAATGATGATGAAGTGGTCCAGGTTGGTTTGGGGTTTTTCTTTTAG